Proteins encoded in a region of the Nocardia asteroides genome:
- a CDS encoding MerR family transcriptional regulator, translating to MSEQLTIGELASRTGVATSALRYWEELGLLPPPARVSGQRRYPPSAVGLVGVVLALQNVGFTLREVKAFIASRSLTDDSWRELYQRKLTELDQRIAQALAARTAIAHGLACPHDDIVECPNFTSGVEALLAGCSLEEAHSQVHSH from the coding sequence ATGAGCGAACAGTTGACGATCGGTGAGCTGGCGAGCCGCACCGGTGTCGCCACCTCCGCGCTGCGGTACTGGGAGGAACTGGGCCTGCTACCGCCACCGGCCCGGGTCTCGGGCCAACGGCGTTATCCGCCGTCGGCGGTCGGGCTGGTCGGTGTGGTCTTGGCGCTGCAAAACGTCGGTTTCACATTGCGGGAGGTCAAAGCGTTCATCGCGTCTCGTTCGCTGACCGACGACAGCTGGCGGGAGCTGTATCAACGCAAACTCACCGAGCTGGATCAACGGATTGCCCAGGCACTGGCGGCACGCACCGCCATCGCCCATGGTCTGGCCTGCCCGCACGATGACATCGTCGAGTGCCCCAACTTCACCAGCGGAGTCGAGGCGCTCCTGGCGGGATGTTCTCTCGAAGAGGCGCACTCACAGGTTCATTCGCACTGA
- a CDS encoding methyltransferase domain-containing protein, translating to MQKAATALKQRAIRYLVLQARHPRGFVGWANGWMFALRPSNRQRNVWAVSLLDVQPTDRVFEIGFGPGVAIAEFAGRATQGHVFGIDHSRAMVRHAARRNAAAVRAGRVHLTHASVEQLPSFDDPLDAILVVNSVGFWPDPVERLRELRRLLRPAGRIALVSQPRCPGATWDTTARAGQELQDLLAQAGFTELRVETLDLDPPVACVLAINPTDVPS from the coding sequence ATGCAGAAAGCAGCCACAGCTCTCAAACAACGGGCGATCAGATATTTGGTGCTCCAGGCCCGTCACCCTCGCGGCTTCGTCGGGTGGGCGAACGGCTGGATGTTCGCTCTTCGCCCCTCCAACCGGCAGCGCAACGTCTGGGCAGTTTCGTTGCTGGACGTGCAGCCCACCGATCGGGTATTCGAGATCGGTTTCGGCCCCGGCGTCGCCATCGCCGAGTTCGCCGGCCGCGCCACCCAGGGGCATGTCTTCGGGATCGACCACTCCCGAGCCATGGTTCGGCACGCCGCCCGCCGCAACGCCGCCGCCGTCCGTGCCGGCCGAGTGCATCTCACGCACGCCTCGGTGGAGCAGTTGCCGAGTTTCGACGATCCGCTCGACGCCATCCTCGTCGTCAACTCCGTGGGATTCTGGCCTGACCCGGTGGAGCGGCTTCGCGAGCTGCGCCGCCTGCTCCGGCCCGCAGGACGCATCGCGCTCGTCAGCCAGCCCCGCTGCCCCGGCGCCACCTGGGACACCACGGCCCGAGCCGGCCAAGAACTCCAGGACCTGCTCGCCCAGGCCGGCTTCACCGAGCTCCGGGTCGAAACCCTCGACCTCGATCCGCCTGTCGCCTGTGTTCTCGCCATCAACCCGACCGACGTACCCTCTTGA
- a CDS encoding PaaI family thioesterase — MSAHRSGPATTYPPSSNGARSGVRSHRTEPGDRAAVNGKPGALPATADSTTHFLRPITDVATAIAVPLRVSGRQVVVTVEVRNDAGNMCAHVVQTVHLISNHE; from the coding sequence ATCTCCGCACACCGGAGCGGTCCCGCCACCACATACCCACCCAGTTCGAATGGGGCTAGAAGTGGAGTTCGATCACATCGAACCGAACCGGGTGACCGCGCGGCCGTGAACGGCAAGCCCGGCGCACTGCCCGCGACAGCGGACTCCACCACCCACTTTCTGCGTCCGATTACCGATGTCGCCACCGCGATCGCGGTTCCGCTCCGGGTCAGCGGACGTCAGGTCGTGGTCACAGTCGAGGTGCGAAATGACGCCGGCAACATGTGCGCCCATGTCGTGCAGACGGTGCACCTGATTTCGAACCACGAGTGA
- a CDS encoding erythromycin esterase family protein — MSQNIQDFVPATCALLAFGEPTHQEPAFARVRNQLFAQLVGCGFRSITIETDRVAALTVDDFVRNGVGSLEQVIDEGFSHGLGKLDANRQLVTWMREYNATRTEDQQLSFHGFDAPTEMTSAPSPRHYLEFARDYLGLAIDLAGLTGDDERWSRMEAIMDAAASPGATAEAERLRVIADDMLTMLYARAPELIAATSHAEWITAETHLTAGLGLLRYHKQSADRQLDETARVSRMLAVRDALMAQNLLAIRRAESPRGATFVFAQNGHLRRNRCRWSLAGMDLTWFSAGAIADSLLGERYCFVAGSLGHSTALGLGVPEPDTYEGLLSERIQTWGLTSPATLGPARIRTDPTPEQGYFPLDQATLDGADAVLHIA; from the coding sequence ATGAGCCAGAACATTCAAGACTTCGTTCCCGCGACATGTGCTTTGCTGGCGTTCGGCGAACCCACACATCAAGAACCCGCTTTCGCGCGGGTCCGCAACCAACTATTCGCTCAGTTGGTCGGCTGCGGCTTCAGATCAATCACGATCGAGACCGACCGCGTGGCGGCGCTGACCGTAGACGACTTCGTCCGGAATGGGGTCGGCTCCCTCGAGCAAGTGATTGACGAAGGCTTCTCGCACGGTCTCGGAAAGCTCGATGCCAACAGGCAGCTGGTCACCTGGATGCGCGAGTACAACGCGACCAGGACCGAAGACCAGCAGTTGTCCTTCCACGGGTTCGATGCACCCACCGAAATGACGAGCGCCCCCAGTCCACGGCATTACCTCGAATTCGCCCGCGACTATCTGGGACTTGCCATCGACCTCGCGGGACTGACCGGCGACGACGAGCGATGGAGCCGTATGGAGGCGATCATGGATGCGGCCGCCTCGCCCGGCGCCACAGCCGAGGCCGAGCGACTGCGGGTAATCGCCGACGACATGCTCACCATGCTCTATGCCCGGGCACCGGAACTCATCGCGGCCACCTCACATGCCGAATGGATCACTGCCGAAACGCATCTCACCGCCGGTCTCGGCCTACTGCGCTACCACAAACAGTCCGCCGACCGGCAACTCGACGAAACCGCCCGGGTATCCCGGATGCTCGCGGTTCGGGACGCCCTCATGGCCCAGAACCTGCTCGCCATCCGCCGAGCCGAGAGTCCGCGAGGCGCGACTTTCGTGTTCGCGCAGAACGGTCACCTGCGACGAAATCGGTGCCGCTGGTCCCTCGCGGGCATGGATCTCACCTGGTTCAGCGCCGGGGCGATCGCCGATTCCCTGCTCGGCGAACGCTATTGTTTCGTCGCCGGAAGTCTCGGCCACAGCACGGCTCTCGGACTTGGCGTCCCCGAGCCGGACACCTACGAGGGTCTGCTGAGCGAGCGCATACAAACCTGGGGTCTGACCAGCCCCGCCACCCTCGGGCCCGCTCGCATCCGAACCGATCCCACACCCGAGCAAGGCTACTTCCCGCTCGACCAAGCAACCCTCGACGGCGCCGACGCGGTTCTGCACATCGCGTAA
- a CDS encoding MerR family transcriptional regulator, with product MGRAAEILDVTPAFLRGLDAAELLIPQRSPGGHRRYSRYQLRIAARARALVDAGAPLAAACRIIVLEDQLTEALELNAQLSRQDPPTPDPTTDPHSPTQRAPSSAHIVLPPPR from the coding sequence ATGGGCCGGGCCGCGGAAATCCTCGACGTCACCCCCGCCTTCTTGCGCGGTCTCGACGCCGCCGAACTATTGATCCCGCAACGCTCCCCGGGAGGGCACCGCCGCTACTCCCGCTACCAGCTGCGTATCGCCGCCCGCGCCCGCGCGCTGGTTGACGCCGGCGCACCCCTGGCGGCGGCGTGCCGGATCATCGTCCTGGAGGACCAGCTCACCGAAGCCTTGGAACTCAACGCCCAACTCTCCCGACAAGACCCACCCACACCGGACCCGACAACTGACCCTCACTCGCCGACGCAGCGGGCGCCGAGTTCGGCCCACATCGTTTTGCCGCCGCCGCGGTAG
- a CDS encoding helix-turn-helix domain-containing protein, giving the protein MGGEVSVPGRRTAVGRRRLALAAEFGISRETVYRYLRAEPTVD; this is encoded by the coding sequence CTGGGCGGCGAAGTTTCGGTGCCAGGCCGAAGAACTGCCGTGGGTCGCCGACGTCTCGCTCTGGCCGCCGAGTTCGGCATCAGCCGCGAAACCGTCTACCGCTACCTGCGAGCCGAGCCCACCGTAGACTGA